From Triticum aestivum cultivar Chinese Spring chromosome 4A, IWGSC CS RefSeq v2.1, whole genome shotgun sequence, a single genomic window includes:
- the LOC123087302 gene encoding DUF21 domain-containing protein At2g14520 produces MAVEYRCCGGPFFEHIAIIVVLVLFAGLMSGLTLGLMSLSLVDLEVLAKSGTDKDRKYAAKILPVVKNQHLLLCTLLICNAAAMEALPIFLDSLVTAWGAVLISVTLILLFGEIIPQSICSRYGLAIGASVAPLVRVLVWICFPVAYPIAKLLDHVLGHGKAALFRRAELKTLVTLHGNEAGKGGELTHDETTIIAGALELSEKKAKDAMTPLCDTFVIDINAKLDRKLMQEVIEKGHSRVPVYYEKDTNIIGLILVKNLLSINPDDEIPIKSVTIRKIPRVSEDMPLYDILNEFQKGHSHMAVVIRQNIPNYPAKQPSIDGGSLEVAIAIDDKQGEKVAKSLTPLWRWKSYPNTQNSNTGSRRGKWSKDQSDVLQVHEEPLPTLSEDEEAVGIITMEDVIEELLQEEIYDETDVHVEEQ; encoded by the exons atGGCGGTGGAGTACCGCTGCTGCGGGGGCCCCTTCTTCGAGCACATCGCCATCATCGTGGTGCTGGTGCTCTTCGCGGGGCTCATGTCCGGGCTCACCCTCGGCCTCATGTCCCTCAGCCTCGTCGACCTCGAGGTCCTCGCCAAGTCCGGCACCGACAAGGACCGCAAGTACGCAG CTAAGATATTGCCCGTCGTGAAAAACCAGCACCTTCTGCTATGCACTCTTCTGATCTGCAACGCTGCAGCTATGGAG GCACTGCCAATCTTCCTTGATAGCCTGGTGACTGCTTGGGGTGCTGTTTTGATCTCTGTGACATTGATCCTGCTGTTCGGCGAG ATCATACCACAATCTATCTGCTCACGGTATGGGCTGGCAATTGGTGCCTCGGTTGCTCCGTTAGTCCGTGTTCTTGTTTGGATTTGTTTCCCTGTTGCATATCCAATCGCCAAG CTGCTGGACCATGTGCTTGGTCACGGTAAAGCGGCACTTTTCCGCAGAGCTGAGCTAAAAACACTTGTGACACTGCATGGAAATGAG gctgGTAAAGGTGGAGAGTTAACCCATGATGAAACAACTATAATAGCTGGAGCTCTTGAGCTCAGTGAAAAGAAAGCTAAAGATGCTATGACACCTCTTTGTGATACATTTGTGATTGATATAAATGCAAAGCTCGACAG GAAACTAATGCAAGAGGTCATTGAGAAAGGTCATAGCAGAGTGCCAGTTTATTATGAAAAGGATACAAACATTATTGGATTGATATTG GTGAAGAATTTATTATCCATTAACCCTGATGATGAAATTCCCATAAAGAGTGTAACTATCCGCAAAATTCCTCG CGTTTCAGAAGACATGCCCCTGTATGACATCCTAAATGAATTCCAGAAGGGCCACAGCCACATGGCGGTTGTCATAAGGCAAAACATTCCAAACTACCCAGCTAAGCAGCCCAGCATCGATGGTGGATCTCTTG AGGTCGCCATCGCCATTGATGACAAGCAGGGTGAGAAGGTTGCGAAGAGTCTCACTCCGCTGTGGAGGTGGAAGAGCTACCCCAACACCCAGAACTCCAACACGGGGAGCAGGAGGGGGAAATGGTCCAAAGACCAGTCGGACGTCCTCCAAGTGCACGAAGAGCCGTTGCCCACGCTGAGCGAGGATGAAGAAGCCGTCggcatcataaccatggaggatgTCATTGAAGAACTGCTGCAG GAGGAGATCTACGACGAAACCGACGTACATGTTGAGGAGCAATAA